The sequence below is a genomic window from Rhodococcus sp. 4CII.
ATCACGGCCATCAAGATCGCGGTCGTCCTCCTCGTCATCGCCGTGGGCGTCTTCTACATCAAGAAGGAGAACTACGCCCCGTACATCCCGCCGGCCGAGAGCACCGAGACCGCCGCACACGGTGTGCACCAGAGTCTCTTCTCGTTCCTCTCCGGCGCGGACGGCAGCAGCTACGGCTGGTACGGCCTCCTCGCCGCGGCAAGCCTCGTCTTCTTCGCCTTCATCGGATTCGACGTCGTCGCTACCACCGCCGAAGAGACCAAGAACCCGCAGAAGGCTCTCCCCCGCGGCATCCTCGGCTCGCTCGCGATCGTCACCGTGCTCTACGTCGCCGTGACCCTCGTGCTCACCGGCATGGTGAAGTACACCGACCTCAAGACCGGCAGCCCGCTCGTCGGCGACAGCAGCGCCACCCTCGCGACCGCGTTCGAGGCACACGGCATCACCTGGGCCCAGACCGCCATCAACTTCGGCGGACTCGCCGGCCTCACCACCGTCGTGATGGTGATGATGCTCGGTCAGACCCGGGTCCTGTTCGCCATGTCCCGGGACGGCCTGATGCCCCGCAGTCTCGCGAAGACCGGCAAGAAGGGCACCCCGGTCCGCATCACGCTGTTCGTCGGCGCCGTCGTGGCCGTCCTCGCCGCCTTCTTCCCGATGGGCACACTCGAGGAGATGGTGAACATCGGCACGCTCTTCGCGTTCGTCCTGGTCTGCATCGGCGTCATCATCCTGCGCCGCACCCGCCCCGACCTGCCCCGCGGATTCCGCGTCCCGCTCGTCCCGCTCGTCCCCATCCTCGCAGTCCTCGCCTGCGGATGGCTGATGCTGAACCTCTCCGTCGAGACCTGGATCCGATTCCTGGTGTGGATGGCCCTCGGCGTCGTGGTCTACCTCGCCTACGGCCGGCGCAAGTCGGTCCTCGGACAGAAGCTCGCCGCACAGGCCGGCCCGCCCGAGGAGGAGAACATCCCCGAACTCGCCCAGCGCTGACCCTGCGGGGACAACGACGGCGCCGCACTCCCGATCCGGGGGTGCGGCGCAGTCGTGGACGGTGGAGCGGTCAGATGAGAGGGTTGGCGCCGTTCAGGAAGATCCACACGCACACACCGGCGGCGATGCCCAGAATCAGTGCCACGAACGACCCGATGAACGGTCGCGTCGCCCAGCCCCGGCGTCCGTCGAGGGAGAGGCGTCCCGGCCCGGTGAGAATGATCACGCCCGCGCACACACCGAGGAGCGTCTCGTACTCGGTTCCCGCGGGCGCGAAGTACTCGAGCCCCGGTTCCGCGATCTGCCGGAACGCCCACGCATTGATCATCACGGCCAGCACCGAGGCGGCCGCCAGCGGAGTGAGGAGCCCGAGGATGAGCAGCGCACCGCCCGCGACCTCTCCGATGGCACCCAGAATGGCGAGCAGTTTCGCTTGCTGGAACCCCGAATCAGCAAGCACCTCCTCGAACCCGTCGAGCCCCGGACCGTTCCACATCCCCGTCAGCTTCTGCAGTCCGTGCACCAGCGCGGTCGCACCCACCGCCAGCCGCAGTGCCAGCAAGCCGAGGTCCAGGGTGCCGCGGCCGATCTTCACGTCGCCGTCGTCGATCCGGCCGGGCTGCGAATCACTCGACGCGGCCGCGAGGGACGGGCCGGAACCCGCGCCGATCACCTGCGTCGGCTGATCCGACATGTCCGACCCCCCCGACTGCCGGTACGCAGGAATCTGTTCGGTGGGAAGACCCGCGCCGCGAGCGTCGCCGTAGTCGAGTTCGTCGTCGGTGTGCGGGAGACCGTGGCCTGCCGAACCGGACCCGGACGACGGCGTGGCCGACGGAAAGCGCTCGGTGGGAAGGTCGTAGGGGCTCGAGACCTTGCCGTAGCCGGGTGAGCCGCCTTGGTCCACAGCACCCTGGTCGGACGAGTCGCTGGGGTCTTTCCGCATGTCAGTCACACCGTCCAGCCTAGGTCGATCCGCCGGACATCGCTGGTAGGCGGAACCGGCGTGGCGTCGACGTCGATCTCTTCCGTAACGTCTCCATCATGATGGTGGGAGGGCGGCGCCGCACGGCGTACCGCAAGATGGCGATGTCCGCACTCTGTGTGACGGCGGTGCTCGCCGCAGGGTGCGCGAAATTCGACGACTCCGCGTCCTCACCCTTCACCCCGGAGCCGACGGGTGCGTCGGGCGCCGAGGTGGAGCCGGAGAATCCGCCACCGACCACCACGACCACGCCCCCGCCGAGCGGGCCGCTGGGACCGTGCCAGGATCCGGACCCCAGCGTCATCGCCACCTGTCTCGACACCACCGGTGGACTCGTCGTCCTTCCCGACGGAGCCACCGCTCTGGTCGCGGAACGCCGGACCGGGCGCATCCTGCAGGTCGCGCAGGGACAGACCCCCAAGGAGATCGCGCGCGTCGACGTCGACGGCAGTTCCGACGGCGGCCTCCTCGACATCGCGCTGTCGCCGAGCTTCGTCGAGGACAACCTGATCTACGCCTACGTCACCACCCCGGCCGACAACCGGGTCGTGCGGATCGCGCCGGGTGACTCCGCGAAGGAGGTCCTCGGCGGCATTCCGCGCGGCGACACCGGTAACGCCGGTTCACTCGAATTCTCCGGTGACGAACTGATGGTCCTGACCGGCAACACGGGCAACCCGGCCGCGGCCGCGGACCCGGCGTCCCTCGCGGGCAAGCTGCTGAAGGTCACGGCGCTGTCGCCCGCCCCGACACCGGCGCAGCCCCGTCCGCAGGTGGTGCTGTCGGGCATCGGGACCGCCGGAGGGGTGTGCGTGGACCCGGGAGTGGCTGTGTGGGTCACCGACCGCACCCCGTTGGAAGATCGGCTGCAGCGGATCAGCGCCGACGGAGCGGTGTCGTCACCGGTGTGGACGTGGCCGGAGCGGCCCGGTGTCGGCGGGTGCGTCGCCGCCGGCGATGTCGTCGCCGTGTCCCTGAGCACCGCAAAGGCCATGTCGGCGCTCGCCGCCGATCCCGGCACCGGCGCCGTCACCACGGCCCCGGGCGTCATCGTGCAGGACCGGTACGGACAACTCGGCGGCGCCGCCCTCGGACCCGAGGGTCTCATCTGGGTGAGCACCGTCAACAAGACCGCCGGTCAGCCCGGCCCCAACGACGACCGGGTCATCAAGATGCCCCTGCCCTCCGGCGGCGGCGGATTCGACTGACGGTCCACCCCGTCGACACGAACGGGACGCTCGTTCGGTTGATCCGAACGAGCGTCCCGTCGGTACGGAAGAAGTTCAGCCGCAGGCCTCGATGACGAGTTCCTTGACGCGGGCCGGGTCGGCCTGACCCCGGGTGGCCTTCATCACGTCGCCGACGATCTTGCCCGCGGCCGCGACCTTGCCGCCGCGGATCTTCTCGGCGATATCGGGGTTTGCGGCCAGCGCCTCGTCGACGGCGGCCTTCAGCTTCGTGTCGTCGCGCTCGACGACCAGCTCCGGGTGGTTCGCGACGACCTGCTCGGGGTCGCCCTCCCCCGCGAGAACGTGATCGACCACCTGGCGGGCCACCTTGTTGTTCAGCTTGCCGCTGTCGATCAGCGCGACTACCTGCGCGACCTGAGCCGGGGTGATCGGCAGCTCGGCGAGTTCGACCCCACGGGCGTTCGCCTGCTGAGCCAGGTACGACACCCACCAGGACCGTGCAGCCTCCGGCGCGGCGCCGGCCTCGACGGTCCCGATGACGAGGTCGAGGGCGCCTGCGTTGACGAGGTCGCGCATGACCTCGTCGGAGACACCCCAATCGGCCTGGATCCGGGCGCGGCGTACCCATGGCAGCTCCGGCAGGGTGCCGCGCAGTTCCTCGATCCATTCCGCACTGGGTGCGACCGGCTCGAGATCGGGCTCCGGGAAGTAGCGGTAGTCCTCCGCGGTCTCCTTGCGGCGGCCCGGCGACGTCGTCCCGTCGGCCTCCTGGAAGTGCCGGGTCTCCTGGATCACCTCACCGCCGGCCTCCAGCACCGCGGCCTGGCGGCGCATCTCGTACCGGACCGCCACCTCGACGCTCTTGAGGGAGTTGACGTTCTTCGTCTCGGTGCGGGTGCCGAGTTCGGTTGCGCCGATCGGCATCAGCGACACGTTGGCGTCGCAGCGCATCGAGCCCTGGTCCATCCGGACGTCGGAGACGTTCAGTGACTTCAGCAGGTCACGCAGCGCAGTGACGTACGCGCGGGCCACCTCCGGGGCGCGGGCTCCGGCACCGCTGATCGTCTTGGTGACGATCTCCACCAGCGGGACCCCGGCGCGGTTGTAGTCGAGCAGCGAGTGGCTGGCACCGTGGATGCGACCGGTCGCACCACCGACGTGCAACGACTTTCCGGTGTCCTCCTCCATGTGCGCGCGCTCGATCTCCACGCGCCAGGTGGTGCCGTCGTCGAGTGCGACATCGAGGTAGCCGTCGGTGGCGATCGGTTCGTCGTACTGCGAGATCTGGTAGTTCTTGGGCTGATCCGGGTAGAAGTAGTTCTTCCGCGCGAACCGGCCCCAGGGCGTGATCGAACAGTTCAGTGCGAGTCCGATCCGGATCGCGGACTCGACCGCCGCCTCGTTCACGACGGGCAGGGACCCGGGCATGCCGAGGCACACCGGGCACACCTGCGTGTTCGGCTCGGCGCCGAACTCCGTGGGGCACGGGCAGAACATCTTCGTTGCGGTGCCGAGCTCTACGTGCACCTCCATGCCGAGAACAGGCTCGTACTTGGCGAGCACATCGTCGTAGTCGAGGAGGTCCGGAGCGTCGACAGCAGTCATGCCACAGAGTTTATGCGTCCGGACGTTCGCCGAAAAACGCGGTCAGCCGAAAAATGCGGCCGCCTCGTCGTACCGCTCCCTCGGCACCGTCTTCAGCCGCCGGGTCGCGTCCGCGAGGGGCACGAGGTCGATCGACGTACCGTGCAGGGCGACCATGTTGCCGAAGTCGCCGCGGTGGACCGCGTCGGTGGCGTGCACCCCGAAGCGGGTGGCGAGCACCCGGTCGTAGGGCGTCGGAGTTCCGCCCCGCTGCACGTGCCCGAGGACGGTCGTCCGCACCTCCTTGCCGAGGCGGCGCTCGATCTCGGCGCCGAGCTGCTGCGCGACCCCGGTGAACCGTTTGTGGCCGAACTCGTCGATGCCGCCTTCCCGCAGCGTCATCGACTCGGGGGTCGGGGTGGCACCCTCGGCGACCACGCAGATGAAATGCGAGTCGCCGCGCTGGAATCGCTTCTTCACGAGGGCACACACATCGCCGACGTCGAACGGGACCTCGGGCACGAGGGTGAGGTGCGCACCGGTCGCGAGCCCGGAGTGCAACGCGATCCAGCCCGCATGCCTGCCCATCACTTCCACGAGCATCACCCGCTGGTGGGATTCGGCGGTGGTGTGCAGGCGGTCGATGGCGTCCGTCGCGATGGACAGGGCGGTGTCGAAACCGAACGTGACGTCCGTGCAATCGATGTCGTTGTCGATCGTCTTCGGAACGCCGATCACGGGTACTCCGCTCTCGGCGAGCCAGCTCGCGGCGGTGAGTGTGCCCTCGCCCCCGATCGGGATGAGAGCGTCGATGCCGTTGTCGTCGAGCGTCTGCCGGATCTGGTCGAGTCCGGCCTTGAGCTTGTCGGGGTTGACCCGCGCGGTGCCGAGGATCGTGCCGCCCCGCGTGAGTATGCGGTCGATCCGGTCGTCGTTGGACAGCACGGTCTTGCGGTCTTCGAGCAGGCCACGCCACCCGTCCCGGAATCCCACCACCGAACTGCGGTACCGGCCGTCGGCGGTCCGCACCACCGCCCTGATCACCGCATTGAGTCCGGGGCAGTCGCCGCCTCCGGTGAGGATTCCGATCCGCATCCAAGCACCCCTCGTCGTCTCGTGTGGTGATGGTGGTTCTCTCTACACATCTTGCCGCTCGGAGCGGTTTCGAGCACCTCGGACGGGCAGTCTTCTCAGCCGGGTGTGACCAGCCCGCTCTCGTAGGCCAGGACGACGGCCTGGGCACGGTCGCGGAGATCCAGCTTGGACAGCACCTTGCCGACGTGCGTCTTGACGGTCTGCTCGGCGACGAACAGGCGATCCGCGATCTCGGTGTTCGACATGCCGCGCGCGATGAGTTCGAGCACCTCGCGTTCGCGCGGGGTCAGTGCCGACAGCGCGGCCGGTTTGCGGCGCGCCGCGCTGCGGCGGCTGGTCACGTCGGCGATCAGCCGCCGGGTGACGGTCGGCGCGAGCAGCGCCTCGCCGTCCGCGACCACCCGCACCGCGCGGATGAGTTCCTCCGCGGGGGCGTCCTTGAGCATGAATCCGCTGGCCCCGATGCTCAGTGCCTCGTACACGTAGTCGTCGACGTCGAACGTGGTCAGCATCAGCACACGCACCGGCGGATCGAATCCGGCGGACAGGATGACGCGCGCGGCGTCGAGCCCGTTCATCTCGGGCATGCGGACGTCCATCAGGACCACGTCGGGCCGGAGGCGCCGGACCTCGCTCACCGCCACCGC
It includes:
- the gatB gene encoding Asp-tRNA(Asn)/Glu-tRNA(Gln) amidotransferase subunit GatB, translated to MTAVDAPDLLDYDDVLAKYEPVLGMEVHVELGTATKMFCPCPTEFGAEPNTQVCPVCLGMPGSLPVVNEAAVESAIRIGLALNCSITPWGRFARKNYFYPDQPKNYQISQYDEPIATDGYLDVALDDGTTWRVEIERAHMEEDTGKSLHVGGATGRIHGASHSLLDYNRAGVPLVEIVTKTISGAGARAPEVARAYVTALRDLLKSLNVSDVRMDQGSMRCDANVSLMPIGATELGTRTETKNVNSLKSVEVAVRYEMRRQAAVLEAGGEVIQETRHFQEADGTTSPGRRKETAEDYRYFPEPDLEPVAPSAEWIEELRGTLPELPWVRRARIQADWGVSDEVMRDLVNAGALDLVIGTVEAGAAPEAARSWWVSYLAQQANARGVELAELPITPAQVAQVVALIDSGKLNNKVARQVVDHVLAGEGDPEQVVANHPELVVERDDTKLKAAVDEALAANPDIAEKIRGGKVAAAGKIVGDVMKATRGQADPARVKELVIEACG
- a CDS encoding DoxX family protein, with translation MRKDPSDSSDQGAVDQGGSPGYGKVSSPYDLPTERFPSATPSSGSGSAGHGLPHTDDELDYGDARGAGLPTEQIPAYRQSGGSDMSDQPTQVIGAGSGPSLAAASSDSQPGRIDDGDVKIGRGTLDLGLLALRLAVGATALVHGLQKLTGMWNGPGLDGFEEVLADSGFQQAKLLAILGAIGEVAGGALLILGLLTPLAAASVLAVMINAWAFRQIAEPGLEYFAPAGTEYETLLGVCAGVIILTGPGRLSLDGRRGWATRPFIGSFVALILGIAAGVCVWIFLNGANPLI
- a CDS encoding sorbosone dehydrogenase family protein, which translates into the protein MMVGGRRRTAYRKMAMSALCVTAVLAAGCAKFDDSASSPFTPEPTGASGAEVEPENPPPTTTTTPPPSGPLGPCQDPDPSVIATCLDTTGGLVVLPDGATALVAERRTGRILQVAQGQTPKEIARVDVDGSSDGGLLDIALSPSFVEDNLIYAYVTTPADNRVVRIAPGDSAKEVLGGIPRGDTGNAGSLEFSGDELMVLTGNTGNPAAAADPASLAGKLLKVTALSPAPTPAQPRPQVVLSGIGTAGGVCVDPGVAVWVTDRTPLEDRLQRISADGAVSSPVWTWPERPGVGGCVAAGDVVAVSLSTAKAMSALAADPGTGAVTTAPGVIVQDRYGQLGGAALGPEGLIWVSTVNKTAGQPGPNDDRVIKMPLPSGGGGFD
- a CDS encoding response regulator transcription factor, with translation MAITVFIADDQAMVRQGFGALLASQPDISVIGDAPDGAVAVSEVRRLRPDVVLMDVRMPEMNGLDAARVILSAGFDPPVRVLMLTTFDVDDYVYEALSIGASGFMLKDAPAEELIRAVRVVADGEALLAPTVTRRLIADVTSRRSAARRKPAALSALTPREREVLELIARGMSNTEIADRLFVAEQTVKTHVGKVLSKLDLRDRAQAVVLAYESGLVTPG
- a CDS encoding amino acid permease, whose protein sequence is MPGVGIWRTKSVEQSIADTDEPDTRLRRELTAKDLTVFGVAVVIGAGIFTLTARTAGNVAGPSISLAFVLAAIACGLAALCYAEFASTVPVAGSAYTFSYATFGEFVAWIIGWDLILEFALAAAVVSKGWSLYLGNVLGFSGSTTAHLGPIDFDWGSLIIVGGITIVLAIGTKVSSRVSAVITAIKIAVVLLVIAVGVFYIKKENYAPYIPPAESTETAAHGVHQSLFSFLSGADGSSYGWYGLLAAASLVFFAFIGFDVVATTAEETKNPQKALPRGILGSLAIVTVLYVAVTLVLTGMVKYTDLKTGSPLVGDSSATLATAFEAHGITWAQTAINFGGLAGLTTVVMVMMLGQTRVLFAMSRDGLMPRSLAKTGKKGTPVRITLFVGAVVAVLAAFFPMGTLEEMVNIGTLFAFVLVCIGVIILRRTRPDLPRGFRVPLVPLVPILAVLACGWLMLNLSVETWIRFLVWMALGVVVYLAYGRRKSVLGQKLAAQAGPPEEENIPELAQR
- a CDS encoding ATP-dependent 6-phosphofructokinase — translated: MRIGILTGGGDCPGLNAVIRAVVRTADGRYRSSVVGFRDGWRGLLEDRKTVLSNDDRIDRILTRGGTILGTARVNPDKLKAGLDQIRQTLDDNGIDALIPIGGEGTLTAASWLAESGVPVIGVPKTIDNDIDCTDVTFGFDTALSIATDAIDRLHTTAESHQRVMLVEVMGRHAGWIALHSGLATGAHLTLVPEVPFDVGDVCALVKKRFQRGDSHFICVVAEGATPTPESMTLREGGIDEFGHKRFTGVAQQLGAEIERRLGKEVRTTVLGHVQRGGTPTPYDRVLATRFGVHATDAVHRGDFGNMVALHGTSIDLVPLADATRRLKTVPRERYDEAAAFFG